One Flavobacterium sp. 90 DNA segment encodes these proteins:
- a CDS encoding EamA family transporter, whose amino-acid sequence MKTTKYYIAAITCFVIWGFFSLVLKPIHDYASLDILFYRVFSCSILMLVIAFTFRRKKVKEAIETFEGFSKAEKKKTILLNIGGSVFLMANWFTFIYVMNHVSVKATSLAYLVCPILTTLLAYFILHEKLSKTQWMAVGLSISGCLLLSYANIMDMFFSIIIGFTYASYLVSQRINKGFDKFIVLTFHITMAALFLVPFYPAYSGPVPTEFKFYFCIETIAILFTIFPLFLNLYALSGINSSTVGMLLNINPMIAFLLAMFLYKENFGPIQILAYGIVFLAVLVFNSHHIFAIKQRLLQYPKVLK is encoded by the coding sequence GTGAAAACAACAAAATACTACATCGCAGCAATTACTTGTTTTGTAATCTGGGGATTTTTCAGTTTGGTTTTAAAACCAATACACGACTATGCCTCTTTAGATATTTTATTCTATCGCGTCTTTAGTTGTAGTATTCTAATGTTGGTGATTGCTTTTACATTCAGACGAAAAAAAGTCAAAGAAGCCATCGAAACCTTCGAAGGATTTTCGAAAGCAGAGAAAAAGAAAACTATTTTGCTAAACATTGGCGGAAGCGTTTTTCTAATGGCAAACTGGTTCACATTTATTTATGTAATGAATCATGTTAGCGTAAAAGCAACTTCTTTGGCGTATTTAGTTTGCCCAATTCTAACGACTTTATTAGCATATTTTATTTTGCATGAAAAATTGAGCAAAACGCAATGGATGGCAGTAGGATTAAGTATTTCAGGATGTTTACTTTTATCGTATGCGAACATTATGGATATGTTTTTTAGCATCATAATTGGGTTTACATATGCATCCTATTTAGTGAGTCAGCGTATAAATAAAGGTTTTGATAAATTTATAGTTTTGACGTTCCATATTACAATGGCAGCTTTGTTTTTAGTACCATTTTATCCGGCTTATAGCGGTCCGGTTCCAACAGAATTTAAGTTTTATTTCTGTATCGAAACCATCGCAATTTTGTTTACAATCTTTCCGTTGTTCCTTAATTTATATGCCCTTTCTGGGATTAATTCATCAACAGTTGGAATGCTTTTAAATATTAATCCAATGATTGCCTTTCTATTAGCAATGTTTTTATATAAAGAAAATTTTGGACCAATACAGATTCTGGCATATGGAATCGTTTTTCTTGCAGTATTAGTTTTTAATTCACATCACATTTTTGCTATTAAGCAAAGACTATTACAATATCCAAAGGTTCTAAAATAA
- a CDS encoding PLP-dependent aminotransferase family protein, which translates to MKNSNYLYLQFADRIEKQIKSGVLNVGDKLPSIREVCAETGYSMSTVSKAYYEVESRSLIESRPQSGYYVSNTSARIITEPSPSSPILRCQNIDRQDLIDQVYGNMTDQNITMLSLGFPSNELLPIAKLNKGMVQAMRQLPNSGTSYEEVKGNPNLRREIARWSFTWGGSLTEEDIITMPGCTSAISHCLMTLTKPGDTIITESPAYFGILQLAKSLGLYIMELPTNMTTGIELDALKKALSSKKVKLCLLMSNFSNPSGSMMPNEHKIEVVRLMEFYNIPLIEDDIHGDLYFGSSRPTNCKTYDESGIVLCCSSVSKTLAPGYRVGWVSPGKFKKEILRNKIYHTLSSPTITHQVVGDFLKNGRYENHLRKIRTILNQNCNNYINTVLESFPTGTKVSQPQGGFFLWLELDKSFDTAAFYHLAMKHNISIAPGRIFSLQDQFSNCMRLSFGLPWTNELRQSIQTLGRLAGK; encoded by the coding sequence ATGAAAAATTCAAATTACTTATATCTTCAGTTTGCTGACAGAATCGAAAAACAGATTAAATCCGGCGTTTTAAATGTTGGAGACAAATTACCGTCAATCCGCGAAGTTTGTGCCGAAACCGGTTATAGCATGAGCACAGTTAGCAAGGCTTATTATGAAGTCGAAAGCCGTTCTTTGATCGAATCAAGACCACAATCCGGTTATTATGTAAGTAATACTTCGGCAAGAATAATTACTGAACCTTCGCCAAGCAGTCCTATTTTGAGATGTCAAAATATTGACAGACAAGACTTAATTGATCAGGTTTATGGTAATATGACGGATCAGAATATTACGATGCTTTCGCTGGGATTTCCGTCGAATGAATTGCTGCCAATTGCCAAATTAAACAAAGGAATGGTTCAGGCAATGCGTCAATTACCCAATAGCGGAACGAGTTATGAAGAAGTAAAAGGTAATCCGAATTTAAGACGTGAAATTGCCAGATGGTCTTTTACGTGGGGCGGATCATTGACCGAAGAAGATATTATAACAATGCCTGGATGTACGAGTGCAATTTCGCATTGTTTGATGACGCTGACCAAACCGGGAGATACTATTATTACTGAAAGTCCGGCGTATTTCGGGATATTGCAATTAGCGAAATCGCTTGGTTTATACATCATGGAATTGCCTACAAATATGACAACGGGAATTGAACTTGATGCATTGAAAAAAGCACTTTCGTCTAAGAAAGTAAAGCTTTGTTTGTTGATGAGCAATTTTAGTAATCCGTCTGGAAGTATGATGCCAAACGAACATAAAATAGAGGTTGTCAGATTAATGGAATTTTACAATATTCCTTTAATCGAAGATGATATTCACGGCGATTTGTACTTTGGCTCAAGCCGGCCAACGAATTGCAAAACGTATGACGAAAGCGGAATTGTACTTTGCTGTAGTTCGGTTTCTAAAACTCTGGCTCCGGGATATCGTGTGGGTTGGGTTTCACCTGGGAAATTTAAAAAGGAGATTTTAAGAAATAAAATTTATCACACGCTCTCCTCGCCTACTATTACGCATCAGGTTGTGGGAGATTTTCTTAAAAACGGGCGTTATGAGAACCATCTCAGAAAAATACGCACAATCCTGAATCAGAATTGTAATAATTATATCAATACGGTTTTGGAATCTTTCCCGACAGGAACAAAAGTAAGTCAACCTCAAGGTGGATTTTTCCTTTGGCTTGAACTTGATAAAAGCTTTGATACGGCGGCATTTTACCATTTGGCAATGAAACATAATATTAGTATTGCGCCGGGAAGAATTTTCTCTTTGCAGGATCAATTTTCAAATTGTATGCGATTGAGTTTTGGTTTACCTTGGACAAATGAATTACGTCAATCAATACAAACTTTGGGAAGATTGGCGGGGAAATAA
- a CDS encoding DUF6377 domain-containing protein has translation MKKYFLFLLIVLVNLPVYSLDSTDAILAQLNNALKNKERYVQLKEERILNFKKIKSDNLTKEQEYNYNKTLYTEYLKFNSDSAIHYVKKNLKLANELQNKELEDLANLELATLYSSSGKYRESEAILKSINKKQLSKKVLPEYYESYREFYEHYVANSYDIKYIKQIAMYRDSLLTVLNPQTLKYKINVIQRHIHHLQFGIAQKKLMRLLETANQDDTQYAMIGYLLGSIYESTHQLELRKKYYALSALSDIKHAIKDNASLQELALVFYEIGDVDMAYKLTQSAIADALFCNVQFRTLQMSEVYSIINTAYLEREAKRKMQLQMYLLCISILTAFLIVAIIYVYKQMKKVSRIRGELFITSQKLAELNQDITQTNNQLQERNAQLSESNHIKEEYIAHFFNLCSTYINKLENYRIILNKKATAKQFDEIYKILKSTTLVDNELEELYKNFDIIFLNLYPTFVKDFNALLITEEQIVLKQGELLNTELRIFALIRLGITDSVKIAAFLRYSLSTIYNYRTRARNKAAVSRNDFEEMVMKIGLITLKI, from the coding sequence TTGAAAAAATATTTTCTATTTCTGTTAATCGTTCTTGTCAATCTGCCTGTTTATTCATTGGATAGTACAGATGCTATTTTAGCACAGTTAAACAATGCTTTAAAAAACAAGGAACGTTATGTTCAGTTAAAAGAAGAGCGTATTTTGAACTTCAAGAAAATCAAATCTGATAATTTAACCAAAGAACAGGAATACAACTACAATAAGACTTTATATACAGAGTATTTAAAATTCAATTCAGATTCCGCTATTCATTACGTCAAGAAAAATCTGAAATTGGCCAATGAACTTCAAAATAAAGAGCTGGAAGATCTTGCAAATCTGGAATTAGCCACACTTTATTCTTCGTCAGGAAAATATCGGGAATCAGAAGCTATTCTGAAATCGATCAATAAAAAGCAATTGTCAAAAAAAGTGCTTCCGGAATATTATGAATCGTATCGGGAATTTTATGAGCATTATGTTGCCAATAGTTACGACATAAAATACATCAAACAAATTGCGATGTATCGTGATTCTTTATTGACGGTTTTAAACCCTCAAACGCTGAAATATAAAATCAATGTGATTCAACGTCATATTCATCATCTGCAATTTGGTATTGCCCAGAAAAAATTGATGCGTTTATTAGAAACCGCAAATCAGGACGATACACAATATGCAATGATTGGATATCTTTTGGGAAGTATTTATGAATCTACACATCAGTTAGAATTAAGAAAGAAATACTACGCACTTTCGGCACTTTCAGATATTAAACATGCGATAAAAGACAATGCATCTTTGCAGGAATTGGCGCTTGTTTTCTACGAAATTGGCGATGTAGATATGGCTTACAAACTAACACAATCTGCTATTGCCGATGCTTTGTTTTGTAATGTACAGTTTCGAACGCTGCAAATGTCTGAAGTTTATTCGATTATAAATACCGCTTATTTAGAAAGAGAAGCCAAAAGAAAAATGCAATTGCAAATGTATCTTTTGTGCATTAGTATTCTAACGGCATTTTTGATTGTGGCGATTATTTATGTTTACAAACAAATGAAAAAAGTGTCCCGAATTCGTGGAGAGCTTTTTATTACAAGTCAAAAACTGGCCGAATTAAATCAGGATATTACCCAAACTAATAATCAGTTGCAGGAACGTAACGCGCAATTATCAGAATCGAATCATATTAAAGAAGAGTATATTGCGCATTTCTTTAATCTGTGTTCGACTTATATCAATAAACTGGAAAATTATCGCATCATATTAAACAAGAAAGCTACGGCAAAACAGTTTGATGAGATTTATAAAATTTTAAAATCAACAACTTTGGTTGATAATGAACTGGAGGAATTGTACAAGAATTTCGATATTATCTTCCTGAATTTATATCCAACTTTCGTAAAAGATTTCAATGCTTTACTAATTACTGAAGAGCAGATTGTTTTAAAACAAGGAGAATTGCTAAATACAGAGCTTCGTATTTTTGCTTTAATCCGACTTGGAATTACAGACAGTGTCAAAATTGCGGCATTTTTGAGATACTCTTTAAGCACAATTTACAATTATCGCACAAGAGCAAGAAATAAAGCCGCAGTTTCCCGAAATGATTTCGAAGAAATGGTCATGAAAATTGGCTTAATTACCTTAAAAATCTAA
- a CDS encoding bestrophin family ion channel, translating into MLLKKRIPMRYVLGKIKLELALVMTYTILFEIVHHYFRNVAVEIPIAIPTMVGTIISLLLAFKSNQAYDRWWEARIIWGSIVNESRTLVRQMLTFYKDPDFSVEANEFKENFTKRQIAWCYSLGQALRNKDAIKPIKEFISEEELNFVKNHQNIPNAILLLHARDLRIARKDKRINAYQQVEIDRTLTRLCDGMGKCERIKNTIFPTTYSLYIRMTLYLFILLLPFGLISLLSWFAVPLITMIGGTFFLIERMAIHLQDPFENRPTDTPVTAISNTIEKNLMQMLNEFQSEFDIIKEFDLKPEIKKAENDAYFVL; encoded by the coding sequence ATGTTATTAAAGAAAAGAATACCAATGCGATATGTGTTGGGGAAGATCAAGCTCGAGTTAGCCTTGGTTATGACTTATACGATTTTGTTTGAAATTGTTCACCATTATTTCAGAAACGTAGCAGTCGAAATTCCAATCGCGATTCCAACAATGGTAGGTACAATTATCTCTTTATTATTAGCTTTCAAATCAAATCAGGCTTACGACAGATGGTGGGAAGCAAGGATTATTTGGGGATCAATTGTAAACGAATCCAGAACTTTGGTAAGACAAATGCTGACTTTTTACAAAGACCCTGATTTTTCTGTAGAAGCAAATGAGTTTAAAGAAAATTTCACCAAAAGGCAAATTGCGTGGTGTTATAGTCTTGGACAAGCTTTGCGAAATAAAGATGCCATAAAGCCTATCAAAGAATTTATTAGCGAAGAAGAATTGAATTTTGTAAAAAATCATCAAAATATTCCAAATGCGATATTGTTGCTTCACGCAAGAGATTTAAGAATTGCCAGAAAAGACAAACGTATTAATGCATATCAACAGGTAGAAATCGACAGAACTTTGACAAGATTATGTGATGGAATGGGAAAATGTGAGCGTATTAAAAACACTATTTTTCCAACGACTTATAGCTTGTATATTAGAATGACGTTGTATTTATTCATTCTGTTATTGCCTTTTGGTTTGATTAGTTTATTGAGCTGGTTTGCGGTTCCGTTGATTACAATGATTGGAGGAACTTTCTTTTTGATCGAAAGAATGGCAATTCACTTGCAGGATCCTTTCGAAAACAGACCAACAGATACGCCGGTTACAGCGATCTCTAATACAATCGAAAAAAATCTGATGCAAATGCTAAATGAGTTTCAAAGCGAATTTGACATTATTAAAGAATTTGATCTTAAGCCAGAGATTAAAAAGGCGGAAAACGACGCTTACTTCGTTTTATAA
- a CDS encoding 5-carboxymethyl-2-hydroxymuconate Delta-isomerase, producing MPHFVIDCSENVIRIKSADDIMQEVYNSALSTGLFPASEIKVRINPFAYYNNANSLEDFIHVFAYIMEGRNTDQKANLSKTILSKLNAIIPEVPIISINISDFEKASYFNKNMLL from the coding sequence ATGCCACACTTTGTTATTGATTGCTCTGAAAATGTTATCCGAATAAAATCTGCAGATGATATTATGCAGGAAGTTTATAATTCGGCATTATCGACAGGTCTTTTTCCTGCTTCTGAAATCAAGGTTCGTATAAATCCCTTTGCTTATTATAATAATGCTAATTCCTTAGAAGATTTCATTCATGTTTTCGCATACATTATGGAAGGTCGAAATACAGATCAAAAAGCAAATTTATCAAAAACGATTTTATCAAAATTAAATGCCATTATTCCCGAAGTTCCAATTATTTCGATTAATATTAGTGACTTTGAAAAAGCGAGTTATTTTAATAAAAATATGTTATTGTAA
- a CDS encoding acyl-CoA dehydrogenase produces the protein MKNTKLQAFTPLFYLVWSDDLLTQKEFTKIQKFINDLTWLSPEEKQQLLSKVDISNPPSRNELSQWKLDIEKSIQNKTDIKSLFDIAEAVSEKDVDISELKSSFIKLENDLGVLGEEVIQNFKTKAGSFTANSQTNNDFDIQKITELLDGKEAAIIKKVKSIISKPEFAYETSTDINVYRQTVYNWCKILAEENLGNMAYPKQYGGGENIADYFAIMETLSYHDLSLVIKFGVQFGLWGMSVQSLGTEKHYAKYLKDIGTLKIPGCFAMTETHHGSNVKGLETTATYNHSDQTFVIHTPNKNAQKEYIGNAAVHGQMATVFAKLIIDDHDYGVNAFVVPLRDTNGNVLEGVTIGDCGNKMGLNGVDNGTISFDNVVIPKENMLDRFASVNDKGEFESPIPSDNRRFFTMLGTLVGGRIGIPRSALAAAKSGLTIAIRYSDQRRQFGPEGGSEVPILNYRMHQRRLIPPLAKTYAVHFALQYLTNRFLNRTEAEMQEIEALAAGMKSYSTWSTRDILQECREACGGKGYLSENRIDALKNDTEIYTTFEGDNTVLMQLVAKNRLSEFRKSFGEMGAAGIINYVFENAKTAITEKNPIATRRTDDEHLLDGEFHLQAFIHREKAILASAARRIKKLVDGGLEPYDAFNVVQHQMIDVAQAYLERVVLEQFQLAIKTIEDQKTKEILTKLNHLYALSQLEKNKAWYLEDGYMEAVKTKAIRKIVNQLCWDIRPDAVSLVNAFDIPESCLAAPIAV, from the coding sequence ATGAAAAATACCAAGCTCCAAGCCTTTACTCCGTTGTTTTATTTAGTGTGGTCAGATGATTTACTGACTCAAAAAGAGTTTACCAAAATTCAGAAATTTATTAACGATTTGACTTGGCTTTCGCCCGAAGAAAAACAACAGCTTCTTTCGAAAGTAGACATTTCAAATCCGCCTTCGCGAAATGAACTCTCTCAATGGAAATTAGATATTGAGAAAAGTATTCAGAATAAAACAGACATAAAATCACTTTTTGATATAGCAGAAGCAGTTTCAGAAAAGGACGTAGATATATCGGAACTGAAATCGAGTTTTATAAAATTAGAAAATGATTTAGGAGTTTTGGGAGAAGAAGTAATTCAGAATTTCAAAACAAAAGCGGGTTCTTTTACCGCAAATTCCCAAACCAATAATGATTTTGATATTCAGAAAATAACAGAACTTCTGGACGGAAAAGAAGCTGCGATTATTAAAAAAGTCAAATCGATTATTTCAAAACCTGAGTTTGCTTACGAAACTTCAACAGATATAAATGTCTACCGACAAACTGTTTACAATTGGTGTAAAATCTTGGCAGAAGAAAATCTGGGAAATATGGCCTATCCAAAACAATACGGCGGAGGAGAAAACATAGCCGATTATTTTGCGATTATGGAAACGTTGAGTTATCATGATTTAAGTTTAGTAATAAAATTTGGCGTTCAGTTTGGACTTTGGGGAATGAGCGTTCAATCGTTAGGAACCGAGAAACATTATGCCAAATACTTAAAAGATATTGGAACGTTAAAAATTCCGGGTTGTTTTGCGATGACAGAAACACATCACGGTTCAAACGTAAAAGGATTGGAAACTACAGCAACTTACAATCATAGCGATCAGACGTTTGTAATTCATACACCAAACAAAAACGCACAAAAAGAATATATTGGAAATGCGGCGGTTCATGGACAAATGGCAACCGTTTTTGCGAAATTAATTATAGACGATCATGATTATGGCGTGAATGCATTTGTGGTTCCGCTTCGAGATACAAACGGAAATGTATTAGAAGGAGTTACGATTGGGGATTGTGGTAATAAAATGGGCTTAAACGGCGTAGATAACGGAACCATAAGTTTTGATAATGTTGTGATTCCGAAAGAAAATATGTTGGATCGTTTTGCTTCTGTCAATGATAAAGGCGAATTCGAAAGTCCGATTCCGAGTGACAATCGACGTTTTTTTACTATGTTAGGAACTTTGGTTGGAGGACGAATTGGTATTCCGCGTTCTGCTTTGGCTGCAGCCAAATCAGGATTGACGATTGCTATTCGCTACAGCGATCAAAGAAGACAATTTGGACCGGAAGGAGGTTCAGAAGTTCCGATTTTAAACTATAGAATGCATCAACGTCGCTTGATTCCGCCTTTGGCTAAAACTTATGCCGTTCATTTTGCTTTACAATATCTTACAAATCGTTTTCTAAACAGAACCGAGGCAGAAATGCAGGAAATTGAAGCTTTGGCAGCAGGAATGAAATCATATTCAACCTGGAGCACAAGAGATATTCTGCAAGAATGTCGTGAAGCTTGCGGCGGAAAAGGATATTTATCTGAAAACAGAATCGATGCTTTAAAAAATGACACCGAAATTTATACTACTTTTGAAGGTGATAATACCGTTTTGATGCAATTGGTAGCGAAAAACCGTTTATCTGAATTTAGAAAATCGTTTGGAGAAATGGGTGCTGCAGGAATCATCAATTATGTATTTGAAAATGCAAAAACGGCAATTACAGAGAAAAATCCAATTGCAACACGCAGAACAGACGATGAACATTTACTTGACGGAGAGTTTCATTTGCAAGCATTTATCCATCGTGAAAAAGCGATATTAGCTTCAGCAGCAAGACGTATCAAAAAACTGGTTGATGGTGGTTTAGAACCTTACGATGCTTTTAATGTTGTTCAGCATCAAATGATTGATGTTGCTCAGGCTTATCTTGAAAGAGTAGTTTTAGAGCAATTTCAACTGGCAATAAAAACAATAGAAGATCAAAAGACAAAAGAAATATTGACAAAACTGAATCATTTATATGCGCTTTCGCAATTAGAAAAAAATAAAGCGTGGTATCTTGAAGACGGATATATGGAAGCAGTAAAAACCAAAGCAATCCGCAAAATTGTTAATCAGCTTTGTTGGGATATTCGACCAGATGCGGTTTCGCTTGTAAATGCTTTTGATATTCCTGAGAGTTGTTTGGCGGCGCCAATTGCGGTGTAG
- a CDS encoding glycoside hydrolase family 3 C-terminal domain-containing protein, with amino-acid sequence MFKNVKTIVVLLLLGSFGVNAQNKVPVYLDDKKSINERVEDALSKMTTDEKIAMIHAQSKFSSPGVPRLGIPENWMTDGPHGIRTEVKWDEWDQAGWTNDSCIAFPALTALSATWNKELSSLYGKSIGEEARYRNKNVLLGPGVNIYRSPLNGRNFEYMGEDPFLTSKMVVPYIKGVQSNGVAACVKHFALNNQETGRNSVNVIVDDRALYEIYLPAFKAAVQEGDAWAIMGAYNRYKGQHCCHNEYLLNDILRGEWGFKGVVVSDWGGVHDTKQAIHNGLDMEFGSWTNGLSWGTSNAYDNYYLAKPYSTMIAKGEIGTKELDEKVRRILRLSFLTTMDRNRPFGSFGTAEHAQAGLKIAEEGIVLLQNKNNILPIDLSKTKKIAVIGENAIKMMTVGGGSSSLKARYEITPLEGLKKRIGNQAEIVYARGYVGDPTSNYNGVVAKVSLEDKRSPAELTVEAIKVAKDADIVLFIGGTNKSDKQDAEGFDREQLGLSYGQDQLINELTKVNKNIVFVNISGNAVAMPWVKEVPGIVQGWFLGTEAGNALAAVLVGDVNPSGKLSFTFPVKLSDNGAHALGDFPGGDEVTYKESIFVGYRWADKQKAKPLFSFGHGLSYTTFEYGKVTADKKQMSAGDQITFSVKVKNTGKREGSEVAQLYISDLKSSLPRPIKELKGFEKISLKAGEEKTITFTIDKTALSFFDDKKHDWVAEPGDFEAIIGASSTDIKSKVGFSLK; translated from the coding sequence ATGTTTAAAAACGTTAAAACAATTGTTGTTTTACTTTTGCTAGGCTCTTTCGGTGTAAATGCACAGAATAAAGTTCCGGTTTATCTAGATGATAAAAAGTCAATTAATGAACGTGTAGAAGATGCGCTTTCTAAAATGACAACCGATGAAAAAATCGCGATGATTCATGCGCAGTCAAAATTTAGTTCACCTGGTGTACCGCGTTTGGGAATTCCTGAAAACTGGATGACTGATGGTCCACACGGAATTCGTACTGAAGTTAAATGGGATGAATGGGATCAGGCTGGTTGGACAAATGATTCTTGTATTGCATTTCCGGCTTTAACAGCACTTTCTGCAACATGGAATAAAGAATTATCTTCTTTATACGGAAAATCAATTGGAGAAGAAGCCAGATATCGTAATAAAAATGTATTGTTAGGACCTGGAGTTAACATCTACAGAAGCCCATTAAACGGTCGTAACTTCGAATATATGGGAGAGGATCCTTTCCTAACTTCAAAAATGGTCGTTCCTTATATTAAAGGAGTACAATCAAATGGAGTTGCAGCTTGTGTAAAACATTTCGCTTTAAACAATCAGGAAACTGGTCGTAACTCAGTAAACGTAATTGTTGATGATCGTGCTTTGTACGAGATTTATTTACCTGCTTTTAAAGCTGCCGTGCAAGAAGGTGATGCTTGGGCAATTATGGGAGCATACAACAGATATAAAGGACAACATTGTTGCCATAATGAGTATTTATTGAATGATATTCTTCGCGGAGAATGGGGCTTCAAAGGTGTTGTAGTTTCAGATTGGGGAGGAGTTCATGATACAAAACAAGCGATTCATAATGGTTTGGACATGGAATTTGGTTCTTGGACAAACGGACTTTCCTGGGGAACAAGCAATGCTTATGACAACTATTATTTAGCAAAACCATATTCGACTATGATTGCTAAAGGTGAAATTGGAACTAAAGAATTAGACGAAAAAGTACGTCGTATTTTACGTTTATCTTTCTTAACTACAATGGACAGAAATAGACCTTTTGGATCTTTTGGAACTGCAGAACATGCTCAGGCAGGTTTAAAAATTGCTGAAGAAGGAATTGTATTGCTTCAAAACAAAAACAATATTTTACCAATTGATCTTTCTAAAACTAAGAAAATTGCAGTTATTGGAGAGAATGCTATTAAAATGATGACTGTTGGTGGAGGAAGTTCTTCGCTTAAAGCAAGATACGAAATCACTCCGCTTGAAGGATTAAAGAAAAGAATTGGAAACCAAGCTGAAATCGTTTACGCTCGTGGTTATGTTGGAGATCCAACAAGTAACTATAATGGAGTAGTGGCAAAAGTAAGTTTAGAAGATAAACGTTCTCCTGCTGAATTAACTGTAGAAGCTATAAAAGTGGCTAAAGATGCAGATATTGTTCTTTTTATTGGAGGAACAAACAAAAGCGACAAACAAGATGCTGAAGGATTTGACCGTGAACAATTAGGACTTTCATACGGGCAGGATCAGTTGATTAATGAATTGACTAAAGTAAATAAAAACATCGTTTTTGTAAATATCTCAGGAAATGCTGTGGCGATGCCGTGGGTTAAGGAAGTTCCGGGAATTGTACAAGGTTGGTTTTTAGGTACAGAAGCAGGAAATGCTTTGGCCGCCGTTTTGGTTGGAGATGTTAACCCTTCCGGGAAATTATCATTTACTTTTCCTGTAAAATTATCAGATAACGGAGCGCATGCATTAGGAGATTTTCCTGGTGGAGATGAGGTAACATACAAAGAAAGTATTTTTGTTGGATACCGTTGGGCAGACAAACAAAAAGCAAAACCATTATTCTCTTTTGGACACGGTTTAAGCTATACTACTTTTGAATACGGAAAAGTAACGGCAGATAAAAAACAAATGTCAGCGGGAGATCAGATTACATTCTCTGTTAAAGTTAAAAACACTGGAAAACGTGAAGGTTCTGAGGTTGCTCAGCTTTACATAAGCGATTTAAAATCTTCTTTGCCACGACCTATAAAAGAATTAAAAGGTTTTGAGAAAATTTCGCTTAAAGCGGGAGAAGAAAAAACAATAACTTTTACAATTGACAAAACTGCTTTAAGCTTTTTTGACGATAAAAAACACGACTGGGTTGCTGAACCTGGAGACTTTGAAGCAATTATTGGCGCATCGTCTACCGACATAAAATCTAAAGTGGGTTTCTCACTTAAATAG